DNA sequence from the Chloroherpetonaceae bacterium genome:
ATTTCAAGATTCTTTGGTCTATCTCTTTAAGGCCTATCAAGTATCACCCAAAGCTTATCAAGAACAATTGAACGCCTATGCTGTTCATCCTTTAGAATGGCAAGCTGTACAAAATATTGCCAATACTCAAATTCGAAAGTTGCGAGAGGAACAAGATTCAATCAAGAAAAGTCGAGAAATGCGGTATCGAATTGAGTAAATAAATAGATTGAACCAATGATAAAACTTGGAGTAACTGGCGGAATTGGAACCGGAAAAACCACCGTTTGCGAAATTTTGAAAGAATTTGGCTGTTTTATCTTTTCTGCGGATTCTATTGCAAAAGAAGTTCAAGAAAAAAATCCAACCGTGATTCTTGAAATGAAAAAACTTTTTGGTGATGCGATTTATCAAAATGGTGTTCCTAATCGAAAGAAAATTGCAGAAGTTGTATTTGCTGATAAAACCCAATTGCACCGACTCAATGCAATCATTCATCCAGTGGTGACAAAGGCATTTGAGGACGCTGTTTATGAAGCCTTTATGGCCGGTTACCAAGT
Encoded proteins:
- the coaE gene encoding dephospho-CoA kinase (Dephospho-CoA kinase (CoaE) performs the final step in coenzyme A biosynthesis.), coding for MIKLGVTGGIGTGKTTVCEILKEFGCFIFSADSIAKEVQEKNPTVILEMKKLFGDAIYQNGVPNRKKIAEVVFADKTQLHRLNAIIHPVVTKAFEDAVYEAFMAGYQVIVKEAAIMFESGSDKGLDAILVVASSLETRLKRLEGRGISKTDALKRIEHQLSQETLLEKSKFVIWNDGTIAELRKKTQEVYNGVIDRLKQ